The region CAGGATGAAAACGAGGCTGGGTGCGTAGGATCTGGACTGGAGCCGTGGAAGAGTAGAGCAAGAGCAGGGCTTGGTGAGACACAAGCAGAAGGAGGCAGAGAGTCCCTGAGCATGTGCATTGAGCAGCCAGCAAGCTACTGCTGGGCTTAAGAACTGGCCTGCTGGCTTCCTCAGCCAGGGCTGTCCATCAGGCATTCTAGCTGGCTCGTCAGGGTGTCAGGAACACCGAGCAGGCGTAGTTGCAGGGCCGTACTCCTGGCACTATTCTGAATTCAAGGAATTAAGAACCAATCCTGTTCCTATTGACTGCCGTGGGAGCAGAGGGCAGTCACTACTTTGCAGGTGAAAGACCATAAATCATGAGCAGTGAGGTAGAGGCTCACGTACGTTACGAGTGATGCAGGGAAAATAAAAGGATAGAAATAGTATCCCAGTGCTAGTTCTCATGGATATGAATTACTCTGAAGTGTTTTCCAGTATTGGTTTCTCTAAATGTTTTCAACAATTTACAgtcagaattttcaaaagaattcCAAATTTGCTCAATTAAACCTCCAATGGCTGCAGCGGAGCTTGTGGTACACCTGCTTTGCCATCAGTGGAGTAAGATTAGGCCAGTGAtgaagcagttttgaaaatcccaccccagaATTGCTGAAAGGAAGTGGAAAGGCTGCAGTGTGTATTTGTCCCTTTCCTCTTTTCACGGTTAATTTCAGTGATGTGCTTGTTACTTGGGACGCCTCTGCAGGATGGAACATGACTGGCTAATGAGGTTATATGTGGAattgtatgagagagagaaacaaaatgaacatAAACAATGTACATGCTCCTCAGAATGGACATGCGCCCACAAACCTTACTTGTGGGACTAGTCTCATTGATTGGTAAGTCAAAGGATTCTTCTTGCAAGAGCAGACATTTTAAAGGTAATAGtatgataatactttgcactgaCAGTCAGTTATACCATTGACAACTTTATTAGGAAATGAATTATGTAGTAGGTTAAATTTGTTAGAGCAAGGAAATACTTCTACTGGATGAGAGACATTTTTTGTCCCCCCCGAAGGGATGTGAAGGAAGTGCACATTTATTTATACAGACAGTGTTAAAAATAACAGTTTAAAGGGCACACAGCAGCAAAATCACAGATGCTTAGCTTATGATTGACTGTTAGCTTTGATGGCTAAACTAGATGAGTTGAGTTTGAAGCAACAACAAAGCACATGGGACCAGATTAAAAACTGTGCGCCGGATGCCAAGTGCCACTCTGATGAGGCAAAGCAGCCCTACACGCAGTGTATCTGCCTAGCTAAACCAAACATCTGGAACACACTGGTGAACATAGCCCATCATTTTATTTCATACTGGGTAAAATTCACATCTATGCAGACAGGCAGCACAAGGACTATGCCCCACTTAAGCTCTATTTTGAGGGTATAGGCCAGAGATCGgaaacctttggcccgcggcccaccagggtaagccccttggcgggccgggctggtttgtttacctgccacatcggaaggttcggctgatcgtggctcccactggctgtggttcgctgcttcaggccaatgggggtggcaggaagcggcagccagcacatccctcagcctacgccgcttcctgccacccccattggcctgggacagcgaaccgcggccagtgggagccgcgagtAGCCGAATCTGTGGACGTGGcatgtaaacaaaccggcccggcctgccaggttGCAGATCCCTGGTATAGGCtatccctctgcacaggggtgaagttGACCCAAACAGAAAGGCACTATACAAGGCAATTCAAACCCTACTTAAGCTGTATGTTAAGTGAGCCTTAAATGGTATATAGATCTTTACGTAGGCCCTATTGACTTGGGTGAATTCTATCCATGGTGAATTTCCTCAGAATAATCCTCATCCCGCCAGATTCCCACATGTAATTTTCACTGCATTTTACAATTCCTTTTAATAGAAAGTTTTTAAGCGATACTTAAAGAGAACCAGAAAAAAGAGTGTGATGTGTATGAACACTAAATAGAAAGGTACTGTGCTTTGGGAACTACTGTTGGCCTTGGCTTGATGGAGAAGCTCCAGCCATCCTGATTTCTGAATGGGTTTCCCCCATATTGTTGGTGTTATCCGCTCACCTCGCAGCTTCATCAAGAATGCCTCAGAAGCCGAGCATTTCCTGGGCAAAGGTtcgcagctggcattgctgcacAGGGTtggtggataaaaaaaaaaaaattgatggttCTGTTAGCTTCCAGTACTGCTAGGATGGAGCACTCAAGCTACCACATGAGAAATAATCTTTCCGTTCTCAGAAAGAAAATTAGATTCACTGGCCTATGTATGTTAATGGATGCCGCAGAGTAAATTTAGTAAGCCTCTTATTTCTCCTTGTATAATATTTCATCCCTGTAAACATAATTCTACACACCGTGCCAATAACCTCTTTGCCAGTTGGCTTCCTTAAAATTCTGATTCACTATTTACTTATTCTTGGGTGAAGCAGCATGTCAGGACAGGAAGTGACTGGCTGTTATTTACTGGCTCCCTCTGAACGTTCTTAATACAAATGGCAGCCTGTCTCCTGCAGTGGGAATTGAGGATGTAACAAGTTACCGTCACATCTGTCTTAAGAACAGGATCAGTAGCCAGGCTCACATAAGCAAAGCTGGGGCCGGCTCAGGACCTCCTAATAAAAGTAGTTTTGAGCATTATTTTATGCATCGTTGACGCTCCTCTTATAGCTCTCAAATCACATGATTCTACATAGATCAGCATGCAGCTGCCTCCTTCAGTTGGAGCTCAGCGGCCATGGCCCAGCATATCTAACAGATCATCTAAAACTCTGGGATTAAGACCATGGTCAACAACTGCACTCCTCAGGCACAATCGACCTTGCTACCATACGGGCAGACGTAGCTCCTGAGTCTGTCTGTGTGGGTAACCCTGTTTCCATTACTGGTCAGTTTTTTGTGCTGGTTGTCAACTAGGAGCTAAATTCTTCAGCTAAGCACCACATCCTATCCTGTTCTGCTCAGATGCATAGTGGGCAGAAGGCATAGACAGCTTCCTCCACCCCATACACTGTCTTGCACTGGCAGCATAACATTTAATCCAAGCACTGGAGAGACATGTACTAGCAAAAACATCAGATGGTGCAACCTGGTCCCAGGAGGAAATAATCTATTTTCAGCCCTGGAAACTGAACTCCTCTGTTTAATatcaaaacaaagtcatttccGAATACTGCCCTGGAAAGAGCACTCTGTGGATTAAAGGGTTCTGTCACTATACCTCTCTGCTAAAACTGTTAACAAAGACACCAATTAGTTCCAAATCATGGTGATTTTTGCAATATAGATACTTGTCTGCTAAGAACTCGCTCAGCAtgaaattcatagaatatcagggttggaggggaactcaggaggtcatctagtccaaccccctgctcaaagcaggaccaatccccaactaaatccccaaatggcccccctcaaggattgaactcacaatgctcaaaacactgagctatccctccccctaacccTCATGCAAAGCTCATGCACTGCTTAGGCTCCACTTAATTTACACTTTCAGGATTTAAGAGGTACCTAGGCTTATTGCCAGCCTCTGCACCAGGGTGAATTTTTCACTCAAAAGAACACCATATGAAACCTGTGTTGCCTCTTATTTCTGTTCCCTATAAACCCTTCTAGGCTTTTGATCAGGTGTAATGAACCCTGGATACTAATCAGAAGAGGTGAGCTCCCTTATCTTTCTTACACTCACATTATCTATCAATAACTACAGATCACTTTCTCAAGCACCGAAACACGTGCCACTGACTGGTACATGAAAAGAGTATTGTCCCTAAGAGCACACTAGAAGTTCCGATACCCACCAGAAGGCACAAATGGCATTTTGCTTTAAAGGCGGCAATTGTAGAGAAAATGAAGAATCAGTTTTATTGCTCCTAGGTTCTGGATCTCAACAGACAAACTTTTCAGCTGTAATACTGGCTTGCCTTGGGAGATTTCTTTTTAGATGGGCATTTTGCCATTCTGTGACATTTGACAATGATGTGACATTTACAGTAGGCAAGTGCATCTGTTGCAATGCCATCAGTCTGCAGTAGGTGACAAGGAAACTGGAAGTTTGCTTTGGAAACTAGAACCTCTCATGGCTACTGAACGGTAAAATAACCTAACACTTAAGCAGTGGAAGATCAGCAGGTCAGGTGTAGTAACAGAATTCACAAATGGATGCTACCTTTTATAGGCATTAGATGGCTACATCCAGGAACTGTGTTATAATGCTGAAGGCATGGCTTCCATATCTCCATGGGTAGGAATTACCTAGAGTAACAAAACGTACACTGTTCCCATAGCTTTGACATCCCTAAGTCTTTGGCAAGCTCAGGACCCAGCATCTGTAATTAAAAGTGTTAAAGGAAGAGTGCCCGATggataagaaaaatatttatatcaCAGTGGTGGCTAGAGGCCGCGACTCAGAAAAAGGCCTCAACGAGAGGCCCTGTAGCCTAGTGGattgggcactggactgggactcagggatCCCAGGTTCTGCTATTAGTCTGCCAGGCAAGTTACAGCACCAccacatgcctcagtttcctctatctgtgaaatggggatactggcctcctttgtaaagtgctttgagatctgaagATGAAAAGGGCTATGTAGCAATATTGTTACTGATGCTGCACTAAGTGACAAGACAGTGATTTTCCCTTAGTGCcaaagcaggtcagtgacagaactGGAAATGGAGCCCaactctcctgactcccagcctcatAATCTTTCTCCTAAGCCATGCAGCCTCCCAAGCTGTAGAAATCTTCCATTTATAGCATGTTACAACAGCTGTTCCTGGGCAGGCTTGTAAGCAAGCAAAGCTCAGCAAATGCTACTGTCCTCTCAAAAATATTCAAAAGGTAGAGCTGGCAAAATGTGCAGGACTGACTAAAGCGGGTTTAAAGTCCTCAGATACCCACAGAACAGACACAACAAAGGCAGCAATAGCGCCACCTTTCCCACACACTGACCATGTGTCTTACACTCCTGCCAAGGAGGAGTCACCTCTAAAGGTGAGGTGGGTTTGATTTTCATGCTCCTTCAGTCCTTGCCCTCTCCTGAGATTGCCCAACAAGGCTGCAAAATAATTCTACTTGTGGGGCACTGTTTTGAGACCCCCTTCCCCAATCCcggctttttttttggtctgggaTTTCTAATGGGAAATGGAGctaacattgtgtgtgtgtgtgtgtgtgagtgcgttTGCGCAAGTGCAATACCTCTCGTCCTATTTAGAAATGTTCTCTTTCTCCTAGGGCTCCTGGATTGCTTCCTTCTGAGCCATTCACAATGGTGGCAGTGAAAATGCTAAAGGAAGAAGCTTCAGCAGACATGCAGGCTGATTTCCAGAGGGAGGCGGCTCTCATGGCAGAATTTGATCACCCAAATATCGTCAAACTGTTAGGTACAAAAACAAAATGCTAAACTCTTGGggtatgatttttccaggaatccATTTGTCATCATTTTgggtctaaattttcaaaaacgTCATGCACCTAAGGTTGCCTGCACAGGATTTGCAGTTATATGGAAATTGCAAATTAAGCAATGGGCAACTGAAATTTGCTTTTGGCAAGGCCctaggttggttggtttgttttttggtacATGCCAGTGCATGTTTTTTGCATTCTCTATTGGCACACGTTTGACTATTTAGCTCTAATACCATTTTTGTTACACTGAGGCAGACTAGTTTTCATATATGGCCATCAAATAAGAACCAAATCCTGCAGTGGGGTTCAAGCATCATCACTTACGTTAGTCTCTGTATCTCTTTGTTAAGACTCTTAACACAGACACCAGTTAGTTCCAAATTATGGTGATTTTTGCAATATGGATATGATGCTAAGAACTgaactcaaaccactgagtcaATTCACTCAGGGTGAAACTCACGGTTGGGCACAGAGAGACTACAGGCCGGTACATACACATTTTTCTGCCTGCAGTTGAAAGATGTGGGTGAAAATCTGATTGCTTACACCTTGGCTGTATGTACAAATGAACTGGCTAGAGATGCATTTACTCAGAATTGCTATTCATTTTGCGGGCGCAAAACAGTGGGTGCTAATTTTGAGTGCACAGCTTGTCTGTTACTCATATGGCACCCATGATTGTGTTGCCTGAATACCTCATTGAgtctttaaaaatagaaacaacaAGAATagtgtctctctcctcctcccttttgGCAGACTGTCTGAAAATAGCTTGATAAATTTATTGAGTTTCTTAGAGGGAACCACCTCCATGGTGGGCTAATGGGGGGTCCCGTGTCATTCTTCCATGAAGAAATCTGACCACCAGAATTTTATCCCTGCAAACATCATCTTTCAGCTGTGGTAGAGGTCATTAACCAATGTCATCAGATGGTTCTTCTGTAAACTCCCTGAAGGTAGATTTGGCCTTTGTCATCTAGTAATCAAATCTCCGTTCATATCAATAGGAACATTTTCAGGGAAAGTTATCCATAGTGCAGGAATTCTGTAGGCAATCTGATTTCATGAAAGCTGACCTGACATATGTACTTGAGCAACAGAAGAGAGGAACAGGAAGTGCCCTAAATTAGAATcaactttttgtttattgttaaCACATTGGATAAATTTGGAAAGGCCAAAGATACAGGAATTAACTGGTTTTATATTGCAAGGGTGTGAGGAAATGAACACTATTTGACCTATAAACCTTTCACATTGCTTTTCTCGCCAGAACCAGATGTTATCACGTTGGGAAATGTCTGTTCTTTCTCTGTCATTGGCAAGAATTTCATATTTCACAATAAGCCATATCATTGACTGTACTGAATGGCAGTCCTAAGAAAGCAAATTGTGTACGATTTTAACACTGGCTGGGTGCACTGGGTTTTCAGTGGCTGGCAAGCAGCAGAATACTGGTAATGCTCTTGtctttttggccagctctaaaaTTGGTTTAATGTTGTTATTTATTGAGTAAAACTATGTGAATAATTTGGAAATCTATTAATTGAAAAATTCGTTCATTCATTGaatgttgaaaaaacaaaaacacagaatAAAGAATCTAGAGACAGATCTTCAAAAATGCCCAGCATCCAGTAGTTCCCATTGAGAATAATAGCTGTTTATTGTAATAATAGCAAAAACCTTGCCCTCCATAAATAATAATTCCCTTTCAAATTCAAAGGAATATTTGCTGATCATTTCTTACACAGAGAAAGTCAATGAAAGCCAGGGGGATTTGAGGGCCTAATTTGTatctgtgctttttaaaaattttcctcttcagttttatttctgttttgtcaTACCAAAAAAGAGACATGACTGATGGTGTATTTTCTTGCTTTCAGGGGTGTGTGCTGTTGGGAAACCCATGTGTCTGCTGTTTGAATACATGGCTTACGGGGATCTCAATGAGTACCTGCGCACTCGCTCACCGCACAACCTCTGCAGCCTGAGCCACAGTAACCTTGACGCCAGAATCAGGCTCTCCAATCCCAACCCCCTCGCTTTGTGCTGCACCAATCAGCTCGGCATTGCCAAGCAGGTGGCTGCGGGCATGGCGTACCTCTCAGAGCGCAAGTTTGTGCATCGGGATTTGGCCACCAGGAATTGTTTGGTGGGCGAGAACAGGGTGGTAAAAATCGCCGACTTTGGCCTCTCCAGGAATATCTATTCAGCAGACTATTACAAAGCCAATGAAAACGATGCCATTCCCATACGCTGGATGCCCCCCGAATCCATATTCTACAACCGCTACACCACCGAGTCCGACGTGTGGGCCTACGGCGTGGTCCTGTGGGAGATTTTCTCCTATGGCATGCAACCCTATTATGGGATGGCTCACGAGGAGGTGATTTACTACGTGAGAGATGGTAACGTCCTCTCTTGCCCCGACGACTGCCCTTTGGAGCTCTACAACCTGATGCGCCTTTGCTGGAGCAAGCTGCCTTCTGACAGGCCCAGTTTCGCCAGCATCCATCGCATCCTGGAGCGTATATACGAGAGGGCAGTGGCTGCTATCCATGTCTGAGGTGCGTACTGCAGCATGACGTTTCATCCTCATCCCATGCCGCTGGCCCACTCCTCAGTCACAACTTCCCAGCTGAACCCAAGGGGAGTTTTctgagtgagggctgcagggtcgAGACCAGTATGTTTAATCTGCTAAGCCGAAAAGGTAAAGGGGAGAGACTGTACATGCCAGATGggactttgggagtggtggccaCATTAGAGGAGGCCAGTTTTGCTGAGAACAGAAGCATCTTGTTCATCAATCAAGGGGCAAGTTCTCATTTTGTCTTTATAAACAGGATTTAGCTTCTGAACTAGTGAACTAATTTGCAGTAGAGTCAAGGCCTAGACTCCCTTGAAAACCAGTGAGTCCAGTCCTTAATACTGCAAATTAGTTCAATAGTTACCATTTATGATTTCTAAGGAACAAACAAAATACTCCCCTCAAAGCAAAACTTTCTGTTAACTTTAATTTCCCTGCCTTCCCCTTCTCTCGTGTTTAGCTTTTCCCTCTTTTCCTCTTCCCTTTTTGCTTTcaaatctcatttttttaaatctcccttttttttggtttcctttaaatttttttgtacatattcacccccttttaaaaaaaatcatttatcccatttgttttttctctttaatttccttctctctctcacactctaaGATTTGCCGCACAAGATCAGACCATTAGCCTGTCACATCCTGCACCGAGCAATGGCCAATGCATGATGCTACACAGGAAGGTAAACTCCCATAATGGGCACTGAccgctgccactgaagtcaatgagagtttgcctgagtaaagctGAACATAAAAAGTGAGGGCCAGATTGGGCCTGCTGCTCCATGGATGTGTGAGGCAGGGTGAGGAAGGGTATAAATCTCTGCGCCTGCACAGCAGAACACCACTGCAGTTCCTGGAGCACAGGGactgctctccccttccccccgtaCCTCTTAGATATGAAACCGCTCAAGACAAGGTAGGGTCCCTCCCCTACCACTATGCACTGGCTGTGGGAGCAGGCCAGACACAGAGAGTAGGCTGCCTCCCCTGAAGGGATCCAGCAGTGGGAGCACTCCTCCTGCGTGTGGGTTGCTTTGGGAAGAGTGCTGCATCTCCAAGGTGGAATTCCTCTGTGTGTTCCAGGTAGGGCAAAATGGGTCTACGTAGCCTCCAACAAAGGGCTCATAAAGGACTCATAGGCTCAAGTGAGCCCTCAGTAAGGACTTTAGTATTTGGCCCTTCAAAATTTTGCCTCACATAAAATTTATCCAATGATGAACACTTGAACTGAGGAACAAAATGAACCCTTTAGCAGACTGAGCTATCTCAGCAAAGGAAAGCGTTTAAAAATGAACTTCCAAGTTGTTTCATTGTATTGTCTGCCAAGGGCAATTTGAACGATAGCTCAAACAGAACAATAGTTAGACTCGGGAGTGGAGGATGGAAATTTTCTATTCACTCTTTGTCCCAGTGGGCCCTGTTAAGCCCTTATGAAATACTCTTCAGTTTTGTTATGTGCACAAGTAATGCTGAAATATTATTCTGATGATGTTACAATCTTTGTCAATGCATACTGGATGGTTGTAGAATTAGTGTTAACCTTGGAGTTATAAACTCATCCTGAGTCACACTTTTATACACTTCAATAGGAGCTCATGAGTTCTACATGCAGAAAAAGTGCAGGATTAGGTTCTAAACCTGTTCCCAGTAAGATATTTCCTAATTTTACACTCAGATTAAAAACTGTACTTATACACTAGAGGTGCTCACCTTACGTTTTTAAATGCCTTGGATCAAAAATGATGGTGTTCGAATCTAATCTccaagaatggggggagggggtgggaggattttcacaagcactaagttttttgcctgattctgctcctgttGACGTCAATGGTGCAATTCTCATTGATCACAATGACAGAAGTTAGGCAAATGCTGAGCGCTTGTGGAAAAAACGTAACACCCCAGATTCATAGGCCTTGTGcatagaggtgaatttcacccttagtggAAGCAGCTATAGAGCAAGAGTGTCATCCTGTGGAGAGGGATACATTCAATTTTAAATTATGGTTCAAGGGCTGGGGTGTAAGTTTAGGCCTAAATACTCTCCTCAATCTGCAGCACAACTTCCACCGACTTCTTAGATTGCACCAAGATCAAGGGTAATATGTGGCAATGTAGTAACTAAACCCTTACTTATCATTCATTACTGGTTCAGAGTCTTCTTGTCACATCCAGCATCACTCTGTAAGAAAATACCCTCTCCTTTAGCAATGCCACTGTTTCCTCTTATTTTCTCATCCCCGActgttttctctccctcttcccagtcTATATGTCGTCTCTATTTTTCCTTCTCTGCTGCAGATCCCAGTTCCCATATGTAGGCTTCATTCCCAACCCTTTTGACATTCCTTGTGCTAAAATTATCAGCAAGGAAATAGTTAGTGCTGATATACAGAGTGTCACTAGGAGACAATAGATGAATTGGGGTGCCAGGGAGTTCACACCTTTggcagctattgtttcaggctgtctgcacacTCAGGAAGACAACACTGCATCAGTTATTTGCAGTTCAGATCCGGCCTGCAGACATCTCTGAcctaggctatggctacactagagagtttacagcagtTTCAGCTCTGCTTCATGACGTAGTCACATGTTTTCTTACATAACTAagattcaaaacattttggttacaGCCACAAGAGCATGGCTTAGTGTTTATAAACCACGGCTGCTTATTTCACCCAACCTAGGAGTTCGCCATTACCAGAAACAGTGCAAAGAAATAAGCTGCTTCCTCTGGCCATAGTAGGGAGCTGCAGTCCCTGCTATGGGATGTTGTGATAAGAGTGCGAGGGCACATGTAAATTGTACAGTTACCAACACTGCAGTGTGTATGCCCAGA is a window of Malaclemys terrapin pileata isolate rMalTer1 chromosome 6, rMalTer1.hap1, whole genome shotgun sequence DNA encoding:
- the MUSK gene encoding muscle, skeletal receptor tyrosine-protein kinase isoform X4; amino-acid sequence: MEENSQKGIYKPGLMLLALPECNRLPSLHQDPKACIRIPYFDFETENTTTTCYKGNGRFYQGSVNVTTSGIPCQKWSEQVPHLHRRTPQVFPELSNAENSCRNPGGENERPWCYTKDHSVNWEYCSVPLCGEVSIPGTKNPSVETPNLPSSFSPTYSMTVIISIISSFALIVILIIIALVCCRRRKQWKNKKRESQAPALTTLPSELLLDRLHPNPMYQRIPLLLNPKLLTLEYPRNNIEYVRDIGEGAFGRVFQARAPGLLPSEPFTMVAVKMLKEEASADMQADFQREAALMAEFDHPNIVKLLGVCAVGKPMCLLFEYMAYGDLNEYLRTRSPHNLCSLSHSNLDARIRLSNPNPLALCCTNQLGIAKQVAAGMAYLSERKFVHRDLATRNCLVGENRVVKIADFGLSRNIYSADYYKANENDAIPIRWMPPESIFYNRYTTESDVWAYGVVLWEIFSYGMQPYYGMAHEEVIYYVRDGNVLSCPDDCPLELYNLMRLCWSKLPSDRPSFASIHRILERIYERAVAAIHV